From a region of the Gossypium raimondii isolate GPD5lz chromosome 10, ASM2569854v1, whole genome shotgun sequence genome:
- the LOC105775791 gene encoding uncharacterized protein LOC105775791, producing the protein MFYGAVVWDPWLIVAQIVCLQCLYYLTLGVFLSFLVGIRVSRMSLVYFFDFASVTTSTVTGWCVIASFLLSSIAGAGYMLYLIERAKKCLDFSATLYIIHLFICIIYGGWPSSITWWVVNGTGVAVMALLGEYLCIRRELREIPITRYRSNV; encoded by the exons ATGTTCTATGGTGCGGTGGTATGGGATCCTTGGCTTATTGTAGCCCAAATTGTTTGCCTTCAATGTTTATACTACCTTACTCTTGGAGTTTTCTTGTCGTTTCTTGTTGGCATTCGCGTTTCTCGTATGAGTTTGGTCTATTTCTTTGACTTTGCATCGGTTACTACCTCTACCGTTACAGGCTGGTGTGTCATTGCTTCCTTTCTGCTCAGCTCAATTGCGGG CGCTGGGTATATGCTTTATTTGATTGAAAGGGCAAAGAAATGCTTAGATTTTTCAGCCACACTCTATATTATACATCTTTTTATATGCATCATATATGGAGGTTGGCCTTCCTCAATAACATGGTGGGTTGTGAATGGTACTGGAGTTGCAGTGATGGCTTTGCTAGGTGAATATTTATGCATTAGACGGGAACTCAGAGAGATTCCCATAACACGATATCGATCAA ATGTTTGA
- the LOC105775789 gene encoding trihelix transcription factor ASIL2: MDDIEDDARYPPNPFGVSYQQGYGSSNRQKLPLRNIPSSRPIRNQYVDDDEDGEDEVEDLGEEEETLNRSNGVRYVGKGMDDDNEDDDDDDEDDDLLDDDDDEDDYNEGGDDRKNVVANLGRHPKKRKLKSLVSSYEFAPRVPAPAVSAPSVLKSSYGGRNSLTDWTEHETLVLLDAWGDCFLQCGRKSLRTEEWQEVAEKVSEISKIERTETQCRNRLDTLKKKYKKEKAMLTETGGTTSKWVYFKKMDMLMSTPPQQGRLSCGFDSGEYVFMNPRVYLNRANGLDEMRDSPANSEFADSEEDVSDGLPPKKRRFGRQSGEDSSVKLLADSIQKFSDIYEKIENSKRQQMLELEKMRMDFHRELEMQKRQIMERAQAEIAELQHGENEANDASGENASG, encoded by the coding sequence ATGGATGACATTGAGGATGATGCTAGATATCCTCCAAATCCTTTTGGTGTTAGCTACCAGCAGGGGTATGGTTCTTCAAATCGCCAAAAGCTTCCTCTAAGAAATATTCCGAGTTCTAGACCAATTAGGAATCAATATGTTGACGATGATGAAGATGGGGAGGACGAAGTGGAGGATTTGGGAGAAGAAGAGGAAACTCTTAACAGAAGTAATGGTGTCCGGTATGTAGGAAAAGGCATGGATGACGacaatgaagatgatgatgacgaCGACGAAGATGATGACTTgcttgatgatgatgatgatgaggatgATTATAATGAAGGTGGTGATGATCGAAAGAATGTTGTTGCCAACTTGGGGAGGCACCCAAAAAAGAGGAAATTGAAGAGTTTGGTGTCAAGTTATGAATTTGCTCCTCGAGTACCAGCACCAGCAGTTTCAGCTCCATCAGTGTTAAAGTCCTCATATGGTGGGAGGAATTCTCTTACGGATTGGACTGAGCATGAGACATTGGTTTTGCTAGATGCCTGGGGTGACTGCTTTTTGCAATGTGGGAGGAAGAGTCTGCGAACCGAGGAATGGCAAGAAGTTGCAGAGAAGGTTTCAGAGATTTCGAAGATTGAAAGGACTGAGACACAATGCAGGAATCGGTTGGATACATTGAAGAAgaaatataaaaaggaaaaggctATGCTGACAGAGACTGGTGGTACCACTAGCAAATGGGTTTATTTCAAGAAGATGGATATGCTGATGTCAACTCCTCCACAGCAGGGTCGTCTCTCTTGCGGATTTGACTCGGGTGAATACGTATTTATGAACCCTCGAGTTTATTTGAACCGAGCAAATGGTTTGGATGAAATGAGGGATAGTCCAGCCAATTCTGAATTCGCTGACAGTGAGGAGGATGTCTCAGATGGACTACCACCTAAAAAGAGAAGATTTGGGAGGCAATCTGGCGAGGATTCTTCAGTCAAATTGCTTGCAGATTCTATCCAGAAATTCAGCGAcatatatgaaaaaattgagAATAGTAAAAGGCAGCAGATGTTGGAATTGGAGAAGATGAGAATGGATTTTCACAGGGAGTTGGAAATGCAGAAGAGGCAGATCATGGAGAGAGCCCAGGCTGAAATTGCGGAACTACAGCATGGTGAGAATGAGGCGAATGATGCCTCCGGTGAGAATGCTAGTGGGTAA
- the LOC105775228 gene encoding serine/threonine-protein phosphatase 7 long form homolog has product MSGPPSPLIENYLREAGFWHVATIGRGCKLDPKLISALIERWRPETHTFYLPCGECTITLEDVQLQFGLLVNGFTLTGSVQSADWGAVCYDLLRAIPDNIYGGWIEMGWLRDTIPEPGNDSTEVERIRYARAYILEMIGGYLMLYLSRNLVI; this is encoded by the coding sequence ATGTccggtcctccatcaccgttgatagAGAATTACTTGCgagaagcgggtttttggcacgtggccacTATAGGCCGAgggtgcaagttggacccgaaactcatcAGCGCGTTGATAGAGAGATGGAGACCTGAGACACACACATTCTATCTTCCATGCGGAGAGTGTACCATCACTTTGGAAGACGTGCAATTACAATTTGGATTGCTGGTGAATGGGTTCACACTCACCGGGTCCGTTCAATCTGCTGATTGGGGAGCCGTATGCTACGATCTTTTGCGTGCGATTCCGGATAATATTTATGGAGGTtggatcgagatgggctggttacgagacacaatCCCAGAGCCGGGGAATGATTCGactgaagtagaaagaatacgATATGCTCGAGCATACATTCTTGAGAtgattggaggttatctgatgttATACTTGTCACGAAACCTCGTAATCTGA
- the LOC105775790 gene encoding coatomer subunit beta'-2 isoform X2 — translation MRQAHSLKFEKEMVQTSERVKYVDLHPSKPWILAALYSGNVCIWNYHSQKIEKSFKVTESPVRSAKFLVRENWIVVGADDGHIRVYNYDTKEMIKDIEAHTDYIRSLIIHLTLPYVLSSSDDKLIKLWDWEKDWICSKVFEGHQHYVMQAAFDPNDLNTFASASLDGTIKIWNMDSGSLDFTLDAHSKGINCIEYFMAGDKPFLISGSDDYTAKVWDYETKCCVQKLEGHTHNVTATSVHPQLPIIITCSEDGTVRVWDKTSYRLDNTLAYGLERVWTVAYMKDSSKVVFGCDKGTIVVKISGSNGSDSADV, via the exons ATGAGGCAGGCCCACTCACTTAAATTTGAG AAAGAAATGGTTCAAACTTCAGAGAGGGTGAAATATGTGGATCTACATCCATCCAAACCATG GATTTTAGCCGCTTTGTACTCCGGAAATGTTTGTATTTGGAACTACCACTCACAG aaaatagaaaagtccTTCAAGGTCACTGAATCACCAG TAAGATCAGCCAAGTTCCTAGTGCGTGAAAACTGGATTGTTGTTGGAGCTGATGATGGACATATTCGTGTATACAACTATGATACAAAGGAAATGATCAAAGACATCGAGGCACATACAGATTACATTAGGAGTCTGATTATTCATCTGACCCTTCCGTACGTGTTATCGTCATCGGACGACAAGCTTATAAAACTATGGGACTGGGAGAAGGACTGGATTTGCAGTAAGGTGTTTGAGGGCCATCAACACTATGTGATGCAAGCTGCTTTCGATCCGAATGACCTCAACACTTTTGCAAGCGCATCACTTGATGGCACCATTAAG ATTTGGAATATGGATTCTGGATCTCTAGATTTTACATTGGATGCTCATTCAAAAGGGATTAATTGCATTGAATACTTCATGGCCGGTGATAAACCGTTTCTGATCAGTGGTTCTGATGATTACACTGCTAAG GTATGGGACTATGAAACCAAATGTTGTGTCCAAAAACTAGAAGGCCATACACATAATGTTACTGCAACAAGCGTCCACCCACAGCTTCCCATTATAATTACTTGTTCGGAAGATGGAACTGTTCGTGTCTGGGACAAAACAAGTTACAG GCTTGACAACACATTGGCATATGGTCTTGAAAGAGTCTGGACTGTTGCTTACATGAAAGACTCCAGCAA AGTCGTGTTTGGGTGCGATAAAGGGACGATTGTGGTCAAAATTAGTGGCTCTAATGGCTCCGATTCTGCTGATGTTTGA
- the LOC105775790 gene encoding coatomer subunit beta'-2 isoform X1: protein MLSIRFIDYKQVFQFLSIFLFYSFNKMAHSLKFEKEMVQTSERVKYVDLHPSKPWILAALYSGNVCIWNYHSQKIEKSFKVTESPVRSAKFLVRENWIVVGADDGHIRVYNYDTKEMIKDIEAHTDYIRSLIIHLTLPYVLSSSDDKLIKLWDWEKDWICSKVFEGHQHYVMQAAFDPNDLNTFASASLDGTIKIWNMDSGSLDFTLDAHSKGINCIEYFMAGDKPFLISGSDDYTAKVWDYETKCCVQKLEGHTHNVTATSVHPQLPIIITCSEDGTVRVWDKTSYRLDNTLAYGLERVWTVAYMKDSSKVVFGCDKGTIVVKISGSNGSDSADV, encoded by the exons ATGCTCTCAATCCGATTCATTGATTACAAGCAAGTATTTCAGTTTTTAAGCATATTTCTCTTTTACAGCTTCAACAAAATG GCCCACTCACTTAAATTTGAG AAAGAAATGGTTCAAACTTCAGAGAGGGTGAAATATGTGGATCTACATCCATCCAAACCATG GATTTTAGCCGCTTTGTACTCCGGAAATGTTTGTATTTGGAACTACCACTCACAG aaaatagaaaagtccTTCAAGGTCACTGAATCACCAG TAAGATCAGCCAAGTTCCTAGTGCGTGAAAACTGGATTGTTGTTGGAGCTGATGATGGACATATTCGTGTATACAACTATGATACAAAGGAAATGATCAAAGACATCGAGGCACATACAGATTACATTAGGAGTCTGATTATTCATCTGACCCTTCCGTACGTGTTATCGTCATCGGACGACAAGCTTATAAAACTATGGGACTGGGAGAAGGACTGGATTTGCAGTAAGGTGTTTGAGGGCCATCAACACTATGTGATGCAAGCTGCTTTCGATCCGAATGACCTCAACACTTTTGCAAGCGCATCACTTGATGGCACCATTAAG ATTTGGAATATGGATTCTGGATCTCTAGATTTTACATTGGATGCTCATTCAAAAGGGATTAATTGCATTGAATACTTCATGGCCGGTGATAAACCGTTTCTGATCAGTGGTTCTGATGATTACACTGCTAAG GTATGGGACTATGAAACCAAATGTTGTGTCCAAAAACTAGAAGGCCATACACATAATGTTACTGCAACAAGCGTCCACCCACAGCTTCCCATTATAATTACTTGTTCGGAAGATGGAACTGTTCGTGTCTGGGACAAAACAAGTTACAG GCTTGACAACACATTGGCATATGGTCTTGAAAGAGTCTGGACTGTTGCTTACATGAAAGACTCCAGCAA AGTCGTGTTTGGGTGCGATAAAGGGACGATTGTGGTCAAAATTAGTGGCTCTAATGGCTCCGATTCTGCTGATGTTTGA
- the LOC105775788 gene encoding heat shock 70 kDa protein 14 — protein sequence MSVVGFDFGNESCIVAVARQRGIDVVLNDESKRETPAIVCFGEKQRFIGTAGAASSTMNPKNSISQIKRLIGRQFSDPELQRDLKSLPFNVTEGPDGYPLIHARYLGEMRSFTPTQILGMVLLNLKSIAEKNLNAAVVDCCIGIPVYFTDLQRRAVLDAATIAGLHPLRLIHETTATALAYGIYKTDLPENDQLNVAFVDIGHASMQVCIAGFKKGQLTILAHSFDRSLGGRDFDEVLFQHFAAKFKEEYKIDVLQNARASIRLRTACEKLKKILSANPEAPLNIECLMDEKDVRGFIKREEFEQISAPILQRVKRPLEKALADAGLAVENVHMVEVVGSASRVPAMLKILTEFFGKEPRRTMNASECVARGCALECAILSPTFKVREFQVNESFPFPVSLSWKGSGPDSQAGGAEQQQLVFPKGNPIPSIKAVTFHKSSTFTVDVQYSDVSDLQAPPKISTYTIGPFPTIRSERPKLKVKVRLNLHGIVSVESATLLEEEEVEVPVSKEPEKDNSKMETDEAPGGTAAPSANETDVNMQDAKGTADAAGADNGVAKSGDKPVKMETDTKVEAPKKKVKKTNVPVAELVYGAMLPADVQKAVEKEFEMALQDRVMEETKDKKNAVEAYVYDMRNKLSDKYHDFVTAPEKEELTAKLQETEDWLYEDGEDETKGVYVAKLEELKKQGDPIEERYKEYMERGTVIDQLAYCINSYREAAMSNDPKFDHIELAEKQKVLNECVEAEAWLREKKQQQDQLPKYATPVLLSADVRKKAEALDRFCRPIMTKPKPTKPASPETRANPPPQGEGQSQGADANASPNHNNVPGENATAGSGEAAPASAEPMETDKSETASTTV from the exons ATGAGCGTGGTTGGGTTTGATTTTGGCAATGAGAGCTGCATTGTTGCAGTTGCGAGGCAGAGAGGGATTGATGTCGTGCTTAATGATGAATCAAAGCGCGAAACTCCAGCTATTGTTTGCTTTGGGGAGAAGCAGAGATTCATTGGTACTGCAGGGGCAGCATCTTCTACAATGAACcctaaaaactcaatttctcaGATAAAACGGTTAATTGGCCGTCAGTTCTCAGATCCTGAGTTGCAAAGAGATCTCAAGTCATTGCCCTTCAATGTCACAGAGGGTCCTGATGGATATCCTTTGATTCATGCTCGGTACTTAGGTGAAATGAGATCTTTTACCCCAACCCAAATTTTGGGAATGGTTTTGTTGAATTTGAAAAGCATAGCTGAGAAGAATTTGAATGCAGCAGTAGTGGATTGCTGTATTGGAATTCCTGTGTACTTCACTGATCTTCAAAGAAGAGCAGTTTTAGATGCAGCCACAATTGCAGGCTTGCACCCTCTTCGCCTGATTCATGAAACTACTGCAACAGCATTGGCTTATGGTATTTATAAAACTGATTTACCTGAAAATGACCAATTAAATGTTGCCTTTGTTGATATTGGACATGCTAGCATGCAAGTCTGTATTGCTGGCTTCAAGAAAGGGCAACTCACTATCTTGGCTCATTCATTTGACCGCTCTTTGGGTGGTAGGGATTTTGATGAAGTTCTTTTTCAGCATTTTGCTGCAAAATTTAAAGAGGAATACAAGATTGATGTCCTCCAGAATGCAAGGGCTAGTATTAGGCTTCGGACAGCTTGTGAGAAGCTAAAGAAAATACTTAGTGCCAATCCTGAGGCCCCTTTGAATATTGAGTGCTTGATGGATGAGAAGGATGTTAGGGGTTTCATCAAGAGAGAGGAGTTCGAACAGATCAGTGCTCCAATTTTGCAACGTGTGAAGAGGCCACTTGAGAAGGCTCTTGCCGATGCTGGACTTGCAGTTGAAAATGTTCATATGGTTGAGGTTGTTGGCTCAGCCTCCCGGGTTCCTGCTATGTTGAAAATCCTCACAGAGTTCTTTGGTAAAGAGCCTAGGCGTACAATGAATGCTAGTGAATGTGTTGCAAGGGGTTGTGCTTTAGAATGTGCAATTCTCAGTCCCACATTCAAAGTTCGAGAGTTTCAG GTCAATGAGAGCTTCCCTTTCCCAGTCTCACTATCATGGAAAGGTTCTGGTCCAGATTCTCAGGCTGGAGGAGCAGAACAACAACAACTTGTCTTTCCAAAAGGAAATCCGATACCCAGTATCAAGGCTGTGACATTCCACAAGTCAAGTACTTTCACTGTTGATGTTCAATATTCCGATGTTAGTGATTTGCAGGCCCCTCCAAAGATCAGTACATACACG ATTGGGCCTTTTCCGACAATAAGAAGTGAACGGCCAAAATTGAAGGTCAAAGTTCGTCTGAATTTGCATGGGATTGTATCCGTTGAGTCAGCAACA CTCTTGGAAGAGGAAGAAGTTGAAGTTCCGGTTTCAAAAGAGCCTGAAAAAGACAATTCTAAGATGGAGACTGATGAAGCACCTGGTGGTACTGCTGCTCCCAGTGCCAATGAGACAGATGTCAACATGCAAGATGCTAAGGGTACAGCAGATGCAGCAGGGGCTGACAATGGTGTTGCCAAGTCGGGCGACAAGCCTGTGAAAATGGAGACTGATACTAAA GTTGAGGCTCccaagaagaaggtgaagaaaacaaaTGTACCAGTGGCAGAGCTAGTCTATGGTGCAATGTTGCCTGCAGATGTTCAAAAGGCAGTAGAGAAGGAGTTTGAAATGGCTTTGCAAGACAGGGTTATGGAAGAAACCAAGGATAAAAAGAATGCTGTTGAGGCCTATGTTTATGACATGAGGAATAAG CTTAGTGATAAATATCATGATTTTGTTACTGCTCCGGAGAAAGAAGAGCTTACTGCCAAGCTTCAGGAAACTGAGGATTGGCTATATGAAGATGGCGAGGATGAAACAAAGGGTGTTTATGTTGCCAAGCTTGAAGAGCTTAAGAAG CAAGGGGATCCTATTGAAGAACGTTACAAAGAGTATATGGAGAGGGGAACTGTCATTGATCAACTTGCTTACTGTATTAACAGTTACAGGGAGGCAGCAATGTCAAATGATCCCAAATTTGATCACATCGAACTTGCTGAAAAGCAAAAG GTCTTGAATGAGTGCGTAGAAGCTGAGGCCTGGTTGAGAGAGAAAAAGCAGCAGCAGGATCAACTTCCCAAGTATGCCACTCCAGTTCTCTTGTCAGCTGATGTGAGAAAGAAGGCTGAAGCACTAGATAG GTTTTGCAGGCCAATAATGACGAAACCTAAACCAACTAAACCAGCCTCGCCTGAAACACGAGCTAACCCACCACCTCAGGGAGAGGGTCAGTCCCAAGGAGCGGATGCCAATGCAAGCCCTAACCACAACAATGTGCCTGGTGAAAATGCAACGGCAGGCAGTGGTGAGGCAGCTCCAGCTTCTGCAGAACCAATGGAAACTGACAAATCGGAAACTGCTTCGACTACTGTATAA